The genomic stretch CCGCCAGGAGCTGAGCAACTGGCGCTTCTTTCACGGCTTCCGCACCGACCGGGAGGCGCCGTTGCGCCAGCCCTCGCGTGCCATCACCTCGCCGATCCTCGCCTCGAGCGGCGGCAACCTAGCTTCGGTGCTGGCCACCCTGCGCCACGTGCGCGGCGAAACCGCCGATCTCGACGCCACCATCGCTGCGGCCTTCCCCGGCGCCGAGCTGGTCGTTCCGCCTCCCGGGGAGTTCGCCAGCTTCGGCATGATCTTCCCCGAGACGCCCAAGCGCACCTTCTGGGCGCATGAGCTGTCCGACGGCACCCTGCAGTTCCTCGCCTTGATGGGCGCCCTGCTCTCCTATCGGCTGCCGCCCTTCATCGCGCTCAACGAGCCGGAGGCCAGCCTCCACCCGAGCCTGTTGCCGGCGCTGGCCCACACCATCGTCAAGGCTGCCGAGCGCGCCCAGATCTGGGTCGTCACCCATTCGCAACCCCTGGCCGATGCCATCGCCGAGGCGAGCGGCATCGTGCCGCGCGAAGTGATCCGCACCGAAAACGGCACGGCGATCCGGGGCCTCAGCCCGTTGGGCGTGTTCGATGACGACTGATCGGCACGCACACAGCGGGGAAGTTTCGGCACAGTAACTCGGCCCCGTCGTTGCCGCATTCCTGTGGCCTGATGGCCTGCCACCAACGATGGAGCATGATCATGAAGTCGTTCGAATGTGGCACCCTGGTTCCGGGCTGCACCTGGCACACCCAGGCCGAGGACACTGCCGAAATCGTCCGCCGCGCCGCCGACCACCTGCGCAACGCGCATGGCGAGGAGGTGATCCGTCCCAACATGGTCGACGAGATCAAGGCCCGCGTGCACGAGAAGGGCGAAGCGGTGCACTGAGGCGATAGCGCTCCCCGACTGCACCAGTTGGCCGTAACGATAGTCTCTACCCCCGCGCCATTCCCAGCAGCGCCTGTCGATCGAGCGTGAAGCCGCTGTCGATCCAGGCCCGTTCGAGCCGCTCCAGCGTGGCGCCCAGCTCGGGCCCCGGCGTCATGCCGACGCCGATGAGGTCGCTGCCGCGCAGCGGAAAGCGTGGCACGTCGAGGCGTTGCAGCTGTTCCACCACGGCGAGCTTGCCGGCATCGCTCCAGTCGGCGAGCGTTGCCGCTACCTCGATGCCATCGGTCAGCGCGCCGGGATGCCGGTAGGCCGCTTCGTTCAGCCTGAACTCGGCCAGCAGTTGCGCCACCGACAGGATCGCTTCGGCGGTGCCGATATCGTCGTTGGACAACCGCCACATGTCGCGCAACCGGCCTGCGCCGATCTCGGACATCAGGATCGCCAGGCGCGCCGGGTATTCGGGCCTGCGCGCCCGCCGCTCGTAGCGGTGCAGCAGCCGGATCATCGCTTCGGGCAGCGGCAGGATTTCGGCCTCCCGCATGGCCCTGAGCGTCGTGGCGATGCGCGGCAGCGCCAGCATCCGACGCATTTCGGCGCCCACCCGCTCGGCCGCCAGCCGGCCCAGCGTGCCGGCCGCCGCGGCGCAGGCGGCGAGGCCGTC from Devosia sp. A16 encodes the following:
- a CDS encoding AAA family ATPase, whose translation is MALTDIEIKGFRSIRKLRLPLRRLTVLTGGNGVGKTNLYRSLELLHAAARGTLADEIASEGGLGSIFWAGGRNLTADGSFDPMYRTDGYRPHEGGNRLTLEARLELDDFLPAYRIELGFPTPDSAAFATEAQIKTETVELRRGNRAIGLLERKNNAVFARAAGGQRELVDERALASETALSTVRGGYPEIAVVRQELSNWRFFHGFRTDREAPLRQPSRAITSPILASSGGNLASVLATLRHVRGETADLDATIAAAFPGAELVVPPPGEFASFGMIFPETPKRTFWAHELSDGTLQFLALMGALLSYRLPPFIALNEPEASLHPSLLPALAHTIVKAAERAQIWVVTHSQPLADAIAEASGIVPREVIRTENGTAIRGLSPLGVFDDD
- a CDS encoding DUF1059 domain-containing protein, with the translated sequence MKSFECGTLVPGCTWHTQAEDTAEIVRRAADHLRNAHGEEVIRPNMVDEIKARVHEKGEAVH
- a CDS encoding CCA tRNA nucleotidyltransferase — encoded protein: MSKRGDIDERLRRADWLMRPETQRMLALLDGTEGRTRVVGGIVRDTLLELPRDNADIDMATELRPEDVILRAERARLSVYPTGIEHGTVTLRLDTLTAEVTTLRQDVETDGRHAVVQFGTDWTLDARRRDFTLNALYAGMDGTLFDPLLGLEDCLARKVRFIGRPAERIAEDRLRVYRFFRFSASHAGEQFDPDGLAACAAAAGTLGRLAAERVGAEMRRMLALPRIATTLRAMREAEILPLPEAMIRLLHRYERRARRPEYPARLAILMSEIGAGRLRDMWRLSNDDIGTAEAILSVAQLLAEFRLNEAAYRHPGALTDGIEVAATLADWSDAGKLAVVEQLQRLDVPRFPLRGSDLIGVGMTPGPELGATLERLERAWIDSGFTLDRQALLGMARG